Within the Catalinimonas niigatensis genome, the region GGCTGAAGTCAGAGAAAATCAGTTATTGCTATAAATTTAATTTGAATGGGCACTTTTACTTCAGGAAATTAGTTAAATTGAACAATCATACCCTATATTAGGCATTAATTGAAAAAACTATTTTAAACGCTATAGCTATGTTACAATCTCTTTTATTCATCGGTGGTTTGGGAGGATGGGAAATTATGGTCATTCTTCTGGTAGTACTTGTCTTTTTTGGTGCCAACAAGATTCCTGAAATTGCAAGGGGAATGGGTAAGGGTATTCGCGAGTTCAAAGACGCAACCAAAGAAATTAAAAATGAAATTGAGAGTGGAGTGAAACTGGAAGATAAGAAATAACATTTTTCAAACTCAACAATTCAAAAGCTGCCTGATGGCAGCTTTTTTTTTGCCTTAAATATACATTCTTGTGCTCCTGTTATCTTACTTATCACTGATAAATCTTAATCTTAGCAAGGTATCTGACTAAAAATATTTGATCCAGTGCTGCTGATAATGTGTAGCGTTATTTCCCCATTCTAGCCTTATATTTTGAGAATAAACCTATGAGAGATATTGCAAAAGGTGAAAATGAAGCATTGCATTGATTTTGAAGTACTATAACAAATCATGCAACTAACCTTTAAAGATAAGATGAGAACACACACTTTATTCACTCCTGTATTTATCGTATTGGTATTTATTTTCAGCAGTTGTTCTACCAATCCGGTGACCGGAAAAAAAGAGTTTATGCTGCTTTCTAAAAGCCAGGAAATTGAGATGGGTAAACAGTCCGATCCTGAGATAGTAAATTTTTTTGGACTTTATGACGACAAAAACCTTCAAAACTTTATTCAAGATCGGGGTAAAAAAATGGTAGCTGTTTCTCATCGTGAAGATTTAAAATACGAATTTAAAATCGTTGACTCTCCGGTAATCAATGCTTTTGCTGTTCCGGGCGGTTATGTGTATTTCACCAGAGGGATCATGGCGCATTTTAATAATGAAGCTGAATTTGCGGGGGTACTTGGTCATGAGATTGGCCACATCACGGCA harbors:
- a CDS encoding Sec-independent protein translocase subunit TatA/TatB; this translates as MLQSLLFIGGLGGWEIMVILLVVLVFFGANKIPEIARGMGKGIREFKDATKEIKNEIESGVKLEDKK